Proteins encoded by one window of Mariniplasma anaerobium:
- a CDS encoding helix-turn-helix domain-containing protein, whose amino-acid sequence MKNKFDIGDFVPTITVQSIKYDIVKRVKQRRKEFGITQKELSKRSGVSYGSIRRFETNGDISLHALLAISSVLDCLEDFNEIFKNPIVKDIRR is encoded by the coding sequence ATGAAAAATAAATTTGATATAGGTGATTTTGTCCCTACCATAACAGTACAGTCTATAAAATATGACATTGTAAAAAGAGTAAAACAAAGAAGAAAGGAGTTTGGCATTACACAAAAAGAGCTCAGTAAGCGCTCAGGTGTAAGTTATGGCTCAATTAGAAGATTTGAAACCAATGGTGATATTTCTCTACATGCATTGTTAGCTATAAGTTCTGTATTAGATTGTTTAGAGGATTTTAATGAAATATTTAAAAATCCAATTGTAAAGGATATTAGAAGATGA
- a CDS encoding nucleotidyl transferase AbiEii/AbiGii toxin family protein: MHLHTNKADFRELIIATASNTPGLQNHQIEKDYYVSLFLKELSKLENNVDIVFKGGTSLSKCYNVIDRFSEDIDLTINFPNAKAGRGLRKRLKDNIIATIDKLGMKFLNPDEVQSDRDFNHYEIEFERLFESTPEMIPHIKIETISVYKPYPCIKKNVSNYITKHLLDLEEGPNLIKKYNLETFKTSIQSIDRTFIDKLFALCDYHLEGTYERYSRHIYDIHMIWNSGLLDKKVVADITDEVLSDRQHFSDRNPSSKPGSKPKEILQEIIDKQVFESDFNEVTLGFIYKKVSYEKCILTLKAVLKTELIPDEIRQY, translated from the coding sequence ATGCATTTACACACAAATAAAGCGGATTTTAGAGAACTTATAATTGCTACTGCATCAAATACACCAGGACTTCAAAATCATCAAATAGAAAAAGATTATTATGTATCATTATTCTTAAAAGAGTTATCTAAACTTGAAAACAATGTGGACATTGTATTTAAAGGCGGGACATCATTATCAAAATGCTATAATGTGATTGATAGATTTTCAGAAGATATTGATTTAACGATTAATTTTCCAAATGCTAAAGCAGGTCGAGGTTTAAGAAAAAGATTGAAAGACAATATTATCGCTACTATTGATAAACTTGGAATGAAATTTCTAAATCCTGATGAGGTTCAATCGGATAGAGATTTTAATCATTATGAAATTGAATTTGAAAGATTATTTGAATCTACACCTGAGATGATACCGCATATTAAAATCGAAACAATATCAGTTTATAAACCGTACCCTTGTATAAAGAAAAATGTTAGTAACTATATAACGAAACACCTATTAGATCTAGAAGAAGGGCCGAATTTAATCAAAAAGTATAATTTAGAGACATTTAAAACGAGTATTCAATCAATAGATAGAACATTTATAGATAAGTTGTTCGCTTTGTGTGACTATCATTTAGAAGGAACTTATGAAAGGTATTCAAGACATATTTATGATATTCACATGATTTGGAACAGTGGGTTGTTAGATAAAAAAGTAGTTGCAGATATAACTGATGAAGTCTTGTCTGATAGACAACACTTTTCCGATCGCAATCCATCATCAAAACCTGGTTCAAAACCTAAAGAAATATTACAAGAAATCATTGATAAACAAGTATTTGAATCAGACTTTAACGAAGTCACTTTAGGATTTATATATAAAAAAGTTAGTTATGAGAAGTGTATTCTTACGTTGAAGGCAGTATTAAAAACTGAATTAATTCCTGATGAAATAAGACAATATTAG